The following are encoded in a window of Mycobacterium sp. ELW1 genomic DNA:
- a CDS encoding GntR family transcriptional regulator: MAAAPRIRQPRVADIVASRLRDDILSGRLREGDVLPSQESLFTEFGVSPPALREAIHILEVDGLVSVRRGNVGGAVVHLPSADRTAHMISMVLQSRSSTPADVSGALMHLEPICAGMCAAREDRMSEVVPYLQAEIDRQEEQFDDTSQYVPNARRFHEALVSRCGNEPMILLIGSLELIWSAHESSVWSDEPDPMRQATMRAALSDHQKMLAAIRDGNADRAVRLAQDHLAAARRNTLAFGRDRTIEAKLISNPDRR, encoded by the coding sequence ATGGCAGCCGCTCCGCGTATCCGTCAGCCCCGCGTCGCCGACATCGTCGCGTCGCGGCTGCGCGACGACATCCTCTCCGGCCGGCTGCGGGAAGGTGACGTCCTACCCTCCCAGGAGAGTCTGTTCACCGAGTTCGGCGTCAGCCCGCCCGCGCTGCGCGAGGCGATCCACATCCTCGAGGTCGACGGTCTGGTGTCGGTGCGGCGCGGCAACGTGGGCGGTGCCGTGGTGCATCTGCCGTCGGCCGACCGCACCGCCCACATGATCAGCATGGTGCTGCAGTCGCGGTCCTCCACCCCGGCCGACGTCAGTGGGGCGCTGATGCATCTGGAGCCGATCTGTGCGGGGATGTGTGCCGCCCGGGAAGACCGTATGAGCGAGGTTGTGCCGTACCTGCAGGCCGAAATCGACCGTCAGGAAGAGCAATTCGACGACACCTCGCAGTACGTTCCCAATGCCCGTCGCTTTCACGAGGCACTGGTCTCCCGATGTGGCAATGAGCCGATGATTCTGCTGATCGGGTCGCTCGAGCTGATCTGGTCGGCCCACGAGTCCTCGGTATGGAGCGACGAACCGGACCCGATGCGACAGGCGACCATGCGGGCCGCGCTCAGCGACCACCAGAAGATGCTGGCCGCGATACGGGACGGCAACGCCGATCGCGCGGTGCGGCTTGCCCAGGACCATCTGGCCGCCGCGCGCCGCAACACCCTGGCCTTCGGCCGGGACAGAACCATTGAGGCCAAGCTCATTTCGAATCCGGACCGCAGGTGA
- a CDS encoding enoyl-CoA hydratase-related protein translates to MGDEARSADGVVTTSRDGAVLHILLDRPGRRNSLSPSMIDSLNNALVAAASDEELRAVHLSGAGPDFCAGVDWVGSNSGGQRPRTGDLVRRIPHTAHRAIELIHTLHLPVVCTVRGWAAGMGCNLALAADFTVAAADAVFWEPFVARGFSPDSGATWLLPRLVGVARAKEMLLLGEKVEAATAEQWGLIHRSVEESDLEDTVSALLDRLASGPTVAIGLAKQAINHSQHATLNQAMTQELFNLELSCRTSDFKEGLAAFREKRTPGFTGR, encoded by the coding sequence GTGGGTGACGAGGCCCGATCGGCCGACGGAGTGGTGACGACATCACGCGATGGCGCGGTGCTGCACATCCTGCTCGATCGACCTGGTCGCCGTAATTCCCTGAGCCCCAGCATGATCGACTCGCTCAACAACGCACTGGTCGCCGCGGCCAGCGACGAGGAGCTGCGGGCGGTGCATCTGAGCGGGGCCGGGCCGGACTTCTGCGCCGGAGTGGACTGGGTCGGCTCCAACAGCGGCGGGCAGCGCCCCCGCACCGGCGATCTGGTCCGCCGCATCCCGCATACCGCGCACCGCGCCATCGAACTCATCCACACGCTGCACCTGCCGGTCGTGTGCACGGTGCGCGGCTGGGCCGCAGGCATGGGCTGCAACCTGGCGCTGGCAGCGGACTTCACGGTGGCGGCCGCCGATGCCGTGTTCTGGGAACCGTTTGTGGCCCGCGGCTTCAGCCCGGACTCGGGCGCGACGTGGCTGTTGCCGCGGCTGGTGGGTGTCGCCCGCGCCAAGGAGATGCTGCTGCTCGGCGAAAAGGTCGAGGCTGCGACGGCCGAGCAGTGGGGCCTGATCCACCGCAGCGTCGAGGAGTCCGACCTCGAGGACACCGTTTCCGCCCTGCTGGACCGGCTGGCATCCGGTCCGACGGTCGCGATCGGTTTGGCCAAGCAGGCCATCAACCACAGCCAGCACGCCACCCTGAACCAGGCCATGACCCAGGAGTTGTTCAACCTCGAACTGTCCTGCCGGACATCGGACTTCAAAGAAGGTCTGGCGGCTTTTCGGGAGAAGCGCACACCCGGCTTCACCGGGCGATGA
- a CDS encoding enoyl-CoA hydratase-related protein, whose amino-acid sequence MSAQSYATIGYEVTGHTATITLNRPEALNALSPHMITELRSAYDRAENDDNVWLSIVTGTGRAFCTGADVKEIPEDGKVIDERPYLSTYDQWEAPQEGTPPFRRMAKPVIVAINGICCGAGLDWVTTGDIVIASDQATFFDPHVSIGLVAGREMVRLARVLPRTVALRMAMMGKHERMDAARAYELGLITEIVEHDRLLERAHEIAEIVTRNAPLAVRGTRLAIIKGREIPMHEAEMLAEAFRERNLHTEDSLEGPKAFVEKRAPEWQCR is encoded by the coding sequence ATGTCGGCACAGTCGTACGCCACCATCGGCTACGAGGTCACCGGCCACACGGCAACGATCACGTTGAACCGGCCCGAGGCGCTCAATGCGCTGAGCCCACACATGATCACCGAACTGCGCAGCGCCTACGACCGCGCGGAGAACGACGACAACGTCTGGTTGTCGATCGTCACCGGCACGGGGCGCGCGTTCTGTACCGGAGCCGACGTCAAGGAGATTCCCGAAGACGGCAAGGTGATCGACGAGCGGCCCTATCTGTCCACCTACGACCAGTGGGAGGCGCCGCAGGAAGGAACCCCGCCGTTCCGGCGGATGGCCAAGCCGGTGATCGTGGCGATCAACGGAATCTGTTGTGGCGCAGGCCTGGACTGGGTGACCACCGGTGACATCGTGATCGCCTCGGACCAAGCGACATTCTTCGACCCGCACGTGTCGATCGGTCTGGTGGCGGGCCGCGAGATGGTACGGCTGGCCAGGGTGTTGCCCCGTACCGTGGCGTTACGGATGGCGATGATGGGCAAGCATGAGCGCATGGACGCTGCCCGTGCCTACGAGCTGGGACTGATCACCGAGATCGTCGAACATGACCGGCTCCTCGAGCGGGCCCACGAGATCGCCGAGATCGTGACCCGCAACGCGCCGTTGGCGGTTCGCGGCACCCGCTTGGCGATCATCAAGGGACGGGAGATCCCGATGCACGAGGCCGAGATGCTCGCCGAGGCCTTCCGGGAGCGCAATCTGCACACCGAAGACTCTCTCGAAGGCCCCAAGGCCTTCGTCGAGAAGCGCGCACCTGAATGGCAATGCCGATGA
- a CDS encoding enoyl-CoA hydratase/isomerase family protein, translating into MPMTAAFETILLDFDRTDHVATITLNRPDQLNAFNRTMCEEVAAAWRIVKNDNAINAVVLRAAGERAFSAGLDIKTPYGQPQNVWNHEDPGELLSPKWQKMWKPVVCAVHGMCTAGAFYFVNESDVVICSQDATFFDSHVSAGLVCALEPIGLMRKIGLGESLRIALMGNDERVSADTALRIGLVSEVVKPDDLWSRAHEIAATIAAKPPSATQGTVKAIWESLDKPYRAAMEQNLIYTRLGNPLGQAELAEQEKTRIVPKVR; encoded by the coding sequence ATGCCGATGACCGCCGCATTCGAGACCATCCTGCTCGACTTCGACCGGACCGATCACGTCGCCACCATCACCCTGAACCGCCCAGACCAGCTCAACGCGTTCAACCGAACCATGTGCGAAGAAGTCGCCGCCGCATGGCGAATCGTGAAGAACGACAACGCCATCAACGCGGTGGTCCTGCGCGCTGCCGGCGAACGGGCCTTCAGCGCGGGATTGGACATCAAAACTCCGTACGGCCAGCCGCAGAATGTGTGGAATCACGAAGACCCGGGCGAACTGCTCAGCCCGAAGTGGCAGAAGATGTGGAAGCCCGTCGTGTGTGCGGTGCACGGCATGTGCACCGCGGGGGCGTTCTACTTCGTCAACGAGTCCGATGTGGTGATCTGCTCGCAGGACGCGACATTCTTCGACTCCCATGTCAGCGCGGGTCTGGTGTGTGCGCTCGAGCCGATCGGCCTGATGCGCAAGATCGGGCTCGGTGAGTCACTTCGAATCGCACTGATGGGCAATGACGAACGGGTCAGCGCCGACACCGCACTGCGCATCGGTCTGGTGTCAGAGGTCGTCAAGCCCGACGATCTCTGGTCGCGGGCCCACGAGATCGCCGCCACCATCGCCGCCAAGCCACCGTCGGCCACCCAGGGGACGGTCAAGGCGATCTGGGAGTCACTGGACAAGCCGTATCGCGCGGCCATGGAGCAGAACCTGATCTACACCCGGCTGGGCAATCCATTGGGTCAGGCCGAGCTGGCCGAGCAGGAGAAGACCCGGATCGTTCCGAAGGTGCGGTAA
- a CDS encoding AMP-binding protein → MHALSRRISDVLGLDPEARAIEYDGHWYTWRQLADASGRIASVVRPGTDVGILLRNSPAHVAALLGVLAAGGCVVVINPSRGDERIRADIATLTLPVIVGTDDDITLLVQPADTTTVVSIGNGDAAPRIRPGAPTDPGSGQVAVRMLTSGTTGPPKRVDLTYDMLAVSVIGTDVTTATAPTAVSGGVAIVNAPLVHIGGVYRVLQCTCAARPFVLLPRFELAAWAEAVRRYSPKAVSLVPAALRMVLHSDLGPDDLAGVRAVTSGTAPLSADDADAFTAKFGVPVLTSYAATEFGGGVAGWTLADHRKYWTSKRGSVGRASLGAELRVVSDDGMPLRTGEVGLLEVKPGQLGRDAPWVRTTDLARIDTDGFLWILGRADQAIIRGGFKVLPDDVRAALEAHPVVLGASVVGRADERLGETPVAMVELRDGESVTDAELVEYLRTRLAPYEIPSEIAIVEAIPRTPSGKADLSAVRQHFTGRDH, encoded by the coding sequence ATGCACGCGCTGAGCCGCCGGATCAGCGACGTCCTGGGGCTGGACCCCGAGGCCCGCGCGATCGAATACGACGGCCACTGGTACACCTGGCGGCAGCTCGCGGACGCGAGTGGGCGAATCGCCTCGGTCGTGCGACCCGGCACCGACGTGGGAATCCTGCTGCGCAACAGCCCCGCTCATGTGGCCGCACTGCTCGGGGTGCTCGCGGCCGGCGGCTGCGTCGTCGTCATCAACCCGTCGCGCGGCGACGAGCGGATCAGGGCCGATATCGCCACGTTGACCCTGCCGGTGATCGTCGGCACCGACGACGACATCACGCTGCTGGTACAACCGGCCGATACCACCACGGTGGTGTCGATCGGCAATGGCGACGCCGCTCCGCGGATCCGGCCCGGAGCGCCCACCGATCCCGGCTCGGGACAGGTGGCGGTCCGGATGCTGACCAGCGGCACCACCGGACCGCCCAAACGCGTCGACCTCACCTACGACATGCTGGCGGTCTCGGTGATCGGCACCGACGTCACGACAGCGACCGCACCGACGGCGGTCTCCGGCGGCGTCGCGATCGTCAACGCGCCGCTGGTGCACATCGGCGGGGTGTATCGGGTTCTGCAATGTACCTGCGCGGCACGGCCGTTCGTGCTCCTGCCGCGCTTTGAGCTGGCCGCCTGGGCCGAGGCGGTTCGCCGCTACTCCCCCAAGGCGGTGTCGCTGGTACCCGCGGCGCTGCGGATGGTGCTGCACTCCGACCTGGGGCCCGACGACCTCGCCGGGGTCCGGGCTGTCACGTCCGGCACCGCACCGTTGTCGGCCGACGATGCCGATGCCTTTACCGCAAAGTTCGGTGTCCCGGTGCTGACGTCCTATGCGGCAACCGAATTCGGTGGCGGCGTCGCCGGCTGGACGCTGGCCGATCACCGGAAGTATTGGACGTCCAAGCGCGGCAGCGTAGGCCGGGCCAGCCTGGGTGCCGAGCTGCGGGTGGTGTCCGACGACGGGATGCCGCTCCGCACGGGAGAGGTCGGACTGTTGGAGGTGAAGCCGGGCCAACTCGGGCGCGACGCCCCGTGGGTGCGCACCACCGACCTGGCACGCATCGACACCGACGGGTTCCTGTGGATCCTGGGCCGAGCCGATCAGGCCATCATCCGAGGCGGCTTCAAAGTGCTGCCCGACGACGTGCGGGCGGCGCTGGAAGCTCACCCCGTCGTGCTCGGCGCATCGGTGGTGGGCAGGGCCGACGAACGCCTCGGCGAGACACCGGTCGCGATGGTCGAGCTGCGCGACGGCGAGTCGGTCACCGACGCCGAGCTGGTCGAGTACCTGCGGACCCGGCTGGCGCCCTACGAAATCCCGTCGGAAATTGCGATAGTCGAGGCGATCCCGCGTACACCGTCCGGCAAGGCGGATCTGAGTGCGGTTCGGCAACACTTCACCGGCCGTGACCACTGA
- a CDS encoding class I adenylate-forming enzyme family protein, translating into MTTDTVGRLLRHQAAARGDHRLLVCDAERLTYREAEERSARLARGLIALGARKGTHVGVLYPNGTQFVVAALAAARIGCVVVPISTFSTGAELETQLVHSDTEILLTASSFRGHDYAARLRDVTAPRLRHVVFNNDIAAMAEPAASDDDGDGRDPLVIVYTSGSTGAAKGVVLTHEALLGHQRNLNEIRGLTAQDILFCNSPFFWIGGFGFGLLATMIAGATLVCSNATDAGEVLDLLEEVRPTITNGFAAGIAHLARHESFARRDLSSMRRGNLYPIMAPDVRPRDPELRHNMLGLTEAGSVLLLSGDETDQPEHRRGSFGKPAPGFETTIVDGELWIRGRYLMEGYYKRSRDECFDADGWFHTGDLVRTDADGFFYFLGRRGSMIKTAGANVFPAEVEKAISRATGGLVAHVIGVPDPGRGQIVAAAVVTADAGAFDADALRLNLKAELSSYKIPRRVLALTPDQLPLMSSGKIDVRRLRELLRAQA; encoded by the coding sequence GTGACCACTGACACCGTAGGACGGCTCCTGCGCCATCAGGCCGCCGCACGCGGCGACCATCGCCTGCTGGTGTGCGATGCCGAACGGCTCACCTACCGCGAGGCCGAGGAACGCTCCGCCCGGCTGGCCCGCGGACTGATCGCCTTGGGCGCGCGCAAGGGTACCCACGTCGGGGTGCTGTATCCCAACGGCACGCAGTTCGTGGTCGCGGCGCTCGCCGCGGCGCGCATCGGCTGCGTCGTGGTACCGATCTCGACCTTCTCGACCGGTGCCGAGCTGGAAACCCAGCTCGTCCACAGCGACACCGAGATCCTGCTCACCGCAAGCTCTTTCCGCGGTCACGACTACGCCGCCCGGCTCCGGGACGTGACCGCACCGCGGCTGCGACATGTGGTGTTCAACAACGACATCGCCGCGATGGCTGAGCCGGCAGCCTCCGACGATGACGGCGACGGCCGCGACCCACTGGTGATCGTCTACACGTCGGGATCCACCGGAGCCGCGAAGGGTGTGGTGCTCACCCACGAGGCGCTGCTGGGACATCAGCGCAACCTCAACGAGATTCGCGGTCTGACCGCGCAGGACATCCTGTTCTGCAACTCACCGTTCTTCTGGATCGGTGGTTTCGGCTTCGGCCTGTTGGCGACCATGATCGCGGGGGCGACGCTGGTGTGTTCCAACGCCACCGACGCCGGCGAAGTTCTCGATCTGCTCGAGGAGGTGCGGCCCACGATCACCAACGGATTCGCGGCCGGCATAGCGCATCTGGCGCGTCATGAGAGCTTTGCGCGGCGAGATCTGTCGTCGATGCGGCGCGGCAACCTTTATCCGATCATGGCTCCCGATGTCCGGCCCCGCGATCCGGAGCTGCGGCACAACATGCTGGGCCTGACCGAGGCCGGCAGTGTGCTGTTGCTCAGCGGAGACGAGACCGACCAGCCCGAACATCGCCGTGGGTCGTTTGGTAAACCCGCACCCGGTTTCGAAACCACGATCGTCGACGGGGAGCTGTGGATCCGCGGCCGGTATCTGATGGAGGGCTATTACAAGCGCAGCCGCGACGAGTGCTTCGACGCCGACGGATGGTTTCACACCGGCGATCTGGTCCGCACCGATGCCGACGGCTTCTTCTACTTCCTCGGCAGGCGCGGTTCGATGATCAAAACCGCCGGCGCCAATGTGTTTCCGGCCGAGGTGGAGAAGGCGATTTCCCGCGCGACCGGTGGGCTGGTCGCCCACGTGATCGGTGTCCCCGATCCGGGACGCGGCCAGATCGTCGCCGCGGCGGTGGTCACCGCGGATGCCGGCGCGTTCGACGCCGACGCGTTGCGATTGAACCTCAAGGCCGAACTGTCGTCGTACAAGATCCCGCGACGCGTCCTGGCACTGACTCCCGACCAGCTGCCCCTGATGTCCAGCGGCAAGATCGATGTGCGCCGCCTGCGTGAGCTGCTGAGAGCACAGGCGTAA
- a CDS encoding maleylpyruvate isomerase N-terminal domain-containing protein, protein MTLQAHVETFRRAGDHAVSVAEQVGPDQWDSPALGTWSVRTLVGHIGRSFTTLIDYSDRTAERLDIADSAEYYLAIAPLLTDSSQIDARAVQAGLALGERPLDTLRELQDRAAAVLATEDRVIQSIAGGMRLSDYLPTRIFELGLHSIDLARAIGAPEALPPEVADSILALSVAVAQRRGDSLELLCSLTGRGTLAPGYSIV, encoded by the coding sequence ATGACGCTGCAGGCACATGTCGAGACGTTCCGCCGGGCCGGTGATCACGCCGTGTCGGTGGCCGAGCAGGTCGGGCCCGACCAGTGGGATTCGCCCGCGCTCGGGACGTGGTCGGTGCGCACGCTCGTCGGACACATCGGCCGATCCTTCACCACCCTGATCGACTACTCGGACCGAACGGCCGAGCGGCTGGACATCGCCGACTCCGCCGAGTACTACCTCGCGATCGCCCCGCTGCTCACCGACTCCTCGCAGATCGATGCACGCGCCGTCCAGGCCGGGCTGGCACTGGGTGAGCGTCCACTGGACACCCTGCGCGAACTTCAGGATCGCGCAGCCGCCGTACTCGCCACCGAGGATCGGGTCATTCAATCCATCGCCGGGGGTATGCGGCTTTCGGACTATCTGCCGACGCGGATCTTCGAACTCGGGTTGCACAGCATCGATCTGGCGCGCGCCATCGGAGCGCCCGAGGCCCTCCCGCCCGAGGTCGCCGACAGCATCCTTGCCCTCTCTGTCGCCGTCGCCCAGCGCCGTGGCGACAGCCTGGAACTGCTGTGCTCCCTCACCGGACGCGGTACCCTCGCGCCGGGCTATTCCATCGTCTGA
- a CDS encoding GntR family transcriptional regulator yields the protein MSAPDFVPRPQLAEDVARFVRTRIFNGTYPAGEYIRLDQLAAELGISVTPVREALFELRGEGLLDQLPRRGFVVLPFTDRDITDVSNLQAYVGGELAARAAVNITDDQLAVLSSIHDELVAAYAADDSRAVRLNHEFHRAINVAAQSPKLAQLMSQITRYAPESVFPTIEGWPAKSVADHERILAALTSHDEERARAAMSDHLAAGAGPLIEHLVKQGVAQRFQTME from the coding sequence ATGAGCGCACCGGATTTCGTGCCGCGCCCGCAGCTGGCGGAGGATGTCGCGCGCTTCGTCCGGACCCGGATCTTCAACGGCACCTACCCCGCCGGTGAGTACATCCGGCTGGATCAGTTGGCCGCCGAGCTCGGCATCAGCGTCACGCCGGTCCGGGAGGCCCTGTTCGAGCTGCGTGGTGAGGGTCTGCTGGATCAGCTGCCGCGGCGTGGCTTCGTCGTGCTGCCGTTCACCGACCGGGACATCACCGATGTCTCGAACCTGCAGGCCTACGTCGGCGGTGAACTGGCCGCGCGGGCCGCGGTGAACATCACCGACGACCAACTTGCGGTGTTGTCGTCGATTCACGACGAGCTGGTCGCCGCCTATGCTGCCGATGATTCCCGCGCGGTCCGGCTCAACCATGAATTCCATCGCGCCATCAACGTCGCGGCGCAGTCGCCCAAGCTCGCCCAGTTGATGTCTCAGATCACCCGGTACGCACCGGAATCGGTGTTCCCCACCATCGAGGGCTGGCCGGCGAAGTCGGTGGCCGACCACGAGCGCATCCTGGCCGCGCTCACATCTCATGACGAGGAGCGGGCCCGCGCCGCGATGTCGGACCACCTGGCGGCGGGAGCGGGACCGCTGATCGAGCACCTTGTCAAACAGGGTGTGGCGCAGCGGTTTCAGACGATGGAATAG
- a CDS encoding acyl-CoA dehydrogenase family protein produces the protein MTRIAQTLGLTEVQAEIVSTVRQFVDKEIIPNAQELEHADTYPQAIVDQMREMGLFGLMIPEEYGGLGESLLTYALCVEELARGWMSVSGVINTHFIVAYMIRQHGTDEQKQRFLPRMATGEIRGAFSMSEPELGSDVAAIRTKAKNNGDGTYTIDGQKMWLTNGGSSTLVAALVRTDEGADKPHRNLTAFLIEKPSGFGEVAPGLTIPGKLDKLGYKGIDTTELIFDGYLASADDVLGAKPGQGFFQMMDGVEVGRVNVSARACGVGIRAFELAVRYAQQRSTFGKPIAEHQAIAFQLAEMATKVEAAHLMMVNAARLKDSGERNDVAAGMAKYLASEFCAEVTQQSFRIHGGYGYSKEYEIERLMRDAPFLLIGEGTSEIQKNIISKRLLADYRI, from the coding sequence ATGACCCGTATTGCTCAGACCCTCGGCCTGACCGAGGTCCAGGCCGAGATCGTCTCCACGGTGCGGCAATTCGTCGACAAAGAGATCATTCCCAACGCCCAGGAGCTCGAGCACGCCGACACCTACCCGCAGGCCATCGTCGATCAGATGCGGGAGATGGGTCTGTTCGGACTGATGATCCCCGAGGAGTACGGCGGGCTGGGGGAGTCGCTGCTCACCTACGCGCTGTGCGTCGAGGAGCTGGCTCGCGGCTGGATGAGCGTCTCCGGGGTGATCAACACCCACTTCATCGTGGCCTACATGATCCGCCAGCACGGCACCGATGAGCAGAAGCAGCGCTTCCTGCCCAGGATGGCCACCGGCGAGATCCGCGGTGCGTTCTCGATGTCAGAGCCCGAGCTGGGTTCCGATGTCGCCGCGATCCGAACCAAGGCGAAGAACAACGGCGACGGCACGTACACCATCGACGGCCAGAAGATGTGGCTGACCAACGGCGGCAGCTCGACTCTGGTGGCGGCGCTGGTGCGCACCGACGAGGGAGCTGACAAGCCGCACCGTAACCTGACCGCGTTCCTGATCGAAAAGCCCTCCGGTTTCGGCGAAGTCGCACCGGGGCTCACGATCCCCGGCAAGCTCGACAAGCTCGGCTACAAGGGCATCGACACCACCGAGCTGATCTTCGACGGCTATCTCGCCAGCGCTGATGACGTTCTGGGCGCCAAGCCCGGGCAGGGCTTCTTCCAGATGATGGACGGTGTCGAGGTCGGCCGGGTCAACGTGTCGGCCAGGGCCTGCGGTGTCGGCATCCGCGCATTCGAGCTGGCCGTCCGATATGCCCAGCAGCGCAGCACGTTCGGCAAGCCGATCGCCGAGCATCAGGCCATCGCGTTCCAGCTGGCCGAGATGGCCACCAAAGTCGAGGCCGCGCATCTGATGATGGTCAACGCCGCGCGGCTGAAGGACTCCGGCGAGCGCAATGACGTCGCGGCCGGAATGGCCAAGTATCTCGCCAGCGAGTTCTGCGCGGAGGTCACCCAGCAGAGCTTCCGCATCCACGGCGGGTACGGATACTCCAAGGAGTACGAGATCGAGCGGCTGATGCGTGACGCACCGTTCCTGCTCATCGGCGAGGGCACCAGCGAAATCCAGAAGAACATCATCAGCAAGCGGCTGCTCGCCGACTACCGGATCTGA